The nucleotide window TCCTGGGTGCGGAGCTGGGCTTCGAGGTGTACTTCATGTCCCAGGCGGAGGCCGAGTTCGGTGTCGAGGAGCCCGAGGATCCCGAGGTGCTCCAGCCACGACCGCCGGTCGTGACCGTGATGGGCCACGTGGATCACGGCAAGACCCTGCTGCTCGACGCGATCCGCGAAGCCGACGTCGTCTCGGGCGAGGCCGGCGGCATCACCCAGCACATCGGTGCGTACCAGGTCCAGCACGATGGACGCCTGGTGACCTTCATCGACACCCCGGGGCACGAGGCTTTCACCGCCATGCGTGCCCGTGGTGCCCAGGTCACCGATGTCGTCGTGCTGGTCGTCGCGGCCAACGATGGCGTCATGCCCCAGACCATCGAGGCCATCAACCACGCCAAGGCGGCAGGCGTGCCCATCATCGTGGCCATCAACAAGATGGACCTGGACAGTGCCGACCCGGACAAGGTGAAGGGTCAGCTGACCGAGTACGAGCTCGTCGCCGAGGATTACGGCGGCGAGACCCCGACCGTGCCGGTGTCCGCCAAGGCGAGGATGGGCATCGAGGACCTGCTCGAGATCATCCTCCTGCAGGCGGACCTGCTCGAGCTCGAGGCCAACCCGAACAAGCCCGCGCGTGGCCGCGTCGTCGAGGCACACCTCGACAAGGGGCGCGGACCCGTCGCCACCCTGCTGGTCGAGGCCGGGACGTTGCGTCCAGGCGTGATCCTGGTGGCTGGTGTCGCCGACGGGCGCATCCGGGCCATGTTCGACGAGGACGGCCAGGAGGTCGAGGAGGCGCCGCCCGGCACTCCGGTGCAGATCCTGGGGATGAACGACGTCCCGGAAGCGGGCGACCAGTTCCGCGTGGTCGACTCGGAACGCAACGCTCGCGACATCGCCGAGCGTCGCTCGAGCCGGGCACGGCGAGCGGGACTCGCCGAGCAGGCACGCCCGAAGACGCTCGAGGATCTCACGGCCGAGGTCGCCGCCGGCGAGAAGGCCACCCTGAACGTGATGATCAAGGCCGACGTGTCGGGCTCGGCGGAGGCGCTCGAGAGCTCGCTGATGAAGCTCGAGCTCGCCGAGGTCATGGTCAACGTCGTCAGCAAGGGCGTCGGTGCGGTGAACAAGTCGGACGTGATGCTCGCCGAGACGTCGGACGCGATCATCGTCGCGTTCAACGTCCGCCCCGACGCGAACGCCCGCGAGGAGATCGCTCGCGCCGGCGTCGATCTGCGCACCTACTCGGTCATCTACGAGGCCATCGAGGACATCGAGCGCGCCGTCAAGGGCCTGCTCGCTCCCGAGTTCCGGGAGCAGGTCATCGGCGAGGCCGAGGTCCGCGAGATCTTCAAGGTCCCGAAGGCCGGGTTCGTGTTCGGATGCATGGTCACGAACGGCGTCGTGCGTCGGGAGGCCGGCGTACGCGTCATCCGGGATGGCGTCGTCGTCGCCGAGGACACGATGTCGTCGCTGCGCCGCTTCAAGGACGACGTCAAGGAGGTGTCGCAGGGCTACGAGTGCGGCATCGGCTTGAACTCGTTCCAGGACGTGAAGGAAGGCGACGTCCTCGAGGCGTACGAGACGGTCGAGGTCGAGCGGGAGTGACCCGACGGTGGCATCCGACGGAACGGTGTTCGTCGGGGTAGCGCGTGTCGAGCTGCGCTTCCCTGGGGTGGGCTCGCTGAAGGGCAAGCGTGCGGTCCTGAACAAGGCGCGCGCGGGACTGCAGCGCACGCTCGACTGCTCCGTCGCCGAGGTCGGGGCACAAGACCTGTGGCAGCGCACCGTCCTCGGCGTGACCGTTGCCGCCTCGAGCGAGATGGGAGCCGATCGAGTTCTGGACCGCATCGTGCCCGTGCTGGAGCGCGACCCGCGTCTCGAGGTGATCCGCATCGACAGCTACATCGAGAGCTGGAACGGAGAGGGACCGTGACCAAACGCGGCGCCAACCCACGCGTCACCGAGTCGGTGAAGGAAGCCATCGCGTCGATCCTCGAGACCGAGATCGCCGATCCCCGCCTGCGGCTGGTGACGGTCACGGA belongs to Actinomycetota bacterium and includes:
- a CDS encoding DUF503 domain-containing protein, translating into MASDGTVFVGVARVELRFPGVGSLKGKRAVLNKARAGLQRTLDCSVAEVGAQDLWQRTVLGVTVAASSEMGADRVLDRIVPVLERDPRLEVIRIDSYIESWNGEGP